The genome window GCTACCTTGATCTGGAGGGTAATGTCATATATCGTTATACCGAAACAGGCGCGGATAATATAAGAAATGGGGAATTCTGACAGGCCCTATCACGGTCAAGGCTTAATGGCTCTCACCGCTCCATGATTCAGCAGCTCCATGGCGGTCCGGGCAATATTTCTTGACGCGAAGGGGCATCGGTACTAACAGATACAAAGACCATTATTAAGGATGATAACCATGCTGAGCTCCAATCATATCGAAAAATACGCGGACGTGCTGATATGGGCCCTGGAAACGGCCCGCACGAAACCCTTCAAGCCCTACGATGTCATCCTGCTCCGGTATGAGCTGCCGTCGCTCCCCCTGGCGGAGGCGCTTCACCGGAAGCTCGTTCGGAGGAAATGGAACGTGGTGGTCCGGGGGCTCCTGAATCCCGCCATGGAAACCGACTTTTTCACCTATTCCGACACCCGCCAGAGGAAGTTCATCGGCCAGTGGGAAGAGAAATTCATGGAGAGCCTGAACGGCAACATCTTCCTGTCGGCGCCCGAATCGTTGACGCATCTCAAGGACATTGATCCGAAGCGCATCAACGAGGCGATGGTGGCACGGCGGGGCCTTCGCCGCATCATGGAGCGACGGGAAGAGAAGGGGCTTTTAAGCTGGACCCTCTGCACCTTTCCGACCCCGGAGCCGGCCCGCCGAGCGGGGATTACCATAAATGAGTATACGAACCAGATCATAAAGGCCTGCTTCCTCAACGACAGGGACCCGGTGGCCCGGTGGAAAGAGATTTACGCCGATTCGATGGAGATAAAAAAGTGGCTGAACCGGCTCCCGATAAAAACCATCAGGGTCGAGTCACGGTCCTTCGACCTTTCGGTCAGCCTGGGAGAAAAACGGCGCTTTCTCGGTCTTTCCGGTCACAATATCCCTTCCTTTGAGATATTCACCTCGCCGGACTGGCACGGGACCAGCGGCACCTATTACGCGAACCTCCCATCGTACCGGAGTGGGAACCTGGTGAAGGGAGTTCGCCTCGAATTCAGGAACGGCTCCGTGGTGAAGGCCCGGGCGTCCCAGGGCGAGGCCTTTCTCAGGAAGATGATATCCATGGACCGGGGCGCCAGCCGGGTCGGGGAGTTTTCCCTCACGGACCGCCGCTTCTCGCGCATCGACCGCTTCATGGCTGATACGCTCTTCGACGAGAATTTCGGGGGCCCCAGCGGGAACTGCCATATTGCCATCGGCAATTCCTATTCCGATACCTTCACCGGGAACCCGGCCGCCCTTACGGCCGCCGCGAAAAAGAAGCTCGGGTACAACGACTCGGCCCTTCACTGGGACCTGGTGAACACCGAGGAAAAGACCGTGACCGCCCGACTGGCCGACGGAAAGAGCATGGTCCTGTATGAAAAGGGGATGTTCCGATACTGAGGAGCTCAATATGGCGGAGAATAAAAATCTTAATACCTATACATGCCCCGGCTGCGGCGCGATGCTCGATCCGGGAGAAGCGGACAAGGCTCGCGGGATAATCACCTGCCGTTACTGCAAAGCCAGGGTACAACTAAAGAAAAATGATGAAACCAACACCGCCGGTCTTCCTTTTACCGGAAGGAACAGGAGGCCCGGCAAATTCCTGATGGCTTTCCTGGTCCTGGCCCTTGTCGGAGTGGCCCTGATCAGCGCGGTCATATTCTTTCTGAGTAAAGGGGTCTCTCGAAAAACAATGGATAACCCTGCCGCGGGCCGGTTCCCGGAGGGCACGATCCAGATCAATGCCGAGACCCAATCCTCTTTCCCGATTAGCTGCAAAGGGGAAAAATCCATAGCCATAGTTAACCAGTCTTTCACCAGGGACGGCATCATCCTCGATACCGGCGGTCCCTGCAGGGTCTTCATCGACAACACGACTCTTATCTCGAAAGACCGGCCTGTGAAAATTACTGGAACCGGCACGGTGACCATCGACAACAGCAATCTCACCGGCGGGTCCTGCGCCCTCTGGGTCTCAGACAGGGTCACCGTTGTCATAAGCAACTCCAACATTAACAGCGATGGGACGGCGATCCATGCGATGGGCAATGCGTCGGTGACCATCAGGAACTGCAATCTGACAGGATCCGTGGCGGCCCGGGCGGGAGACAGGGCGAAGATCGTCATAGCCAATACGAACGTGAAGGGAGAAACGAAAGGGAACATAGAGGTCCAATGACCGGGACCGATGCCGGTTTGATTCAACAGTTCAAAACCAGGTGTAAAGGGAGGATTATATGTATCCGAAAAGGATGATGGTTGCCGGAGTGATTCTGGTAGTGGCGGCGGTGGCGTTATTCGTCGCGGCTATTACCATGCTCGGGAAGGATGAGGACGTGATCAGCAGGGCCGTCCGTTTTGACGGGAGCGCTGCCGCTTCGATAAAACAGGGAGACCTGGTCGTTGTCGAAGGAAAGGTGAGCGTGAAAAATAAAATCCTTATCCATGATTTTGTCGATGCCGCCAGCGAGCACCAGGTCAAGGGCGGATCGTGGTCGACCCTGGAATTTTTCCGGCAGCCGGTCCTCGCCGACCTGGCCCATGGCGAGATCCTGCTTAACTCCGAAAACCTCTGTTCCGAGGCGAAGGGGAACAATGTCCTCATGACCGGCGAGAAGTCGAAGTGGAACCATGAGGTCCGCTATATCGGGCTGAGGAGAGGTGACCCGATTACTGCCGTCGGCATTCTTGCGTCATTGGCCCCGGCCGCTCTTACGGTTAAGGACTGGTATTCAGGCTCCGTTGCCGATTATAAGGACTCCCTGTCATCGAGCAGGAAGAACCTGTTTATCTTATGCCCGATACTGGCCCTGGTTGGAGCCGGGATGTTCATCCTTGGGTTCAGGAAAAGGTAGGCGTTAATGCCGGACAAGACATGTCAGAACAGGACTACAGCGACATAGATTTCGGATACGAGTGCGATCTCCATTTCTTCGAACCCCGTGAGACGGACGACGTGGTGCGCGAATTCATCCGCCAGGCCGTGGCCGGCGGGCGCAGGAAAATACGCCTGGTCCACGGCAAGGGGATATCCGCCAAAAAGAAGCGGGTCTACGAGCTGCTCCAGAGCCACCCGGATGTGGCCGAGTTCCGCAACGACGGCCCCAATTGGGGGGCTACGATAATAAAGCTGAAATGAACCTTATGAAAAAAATATAAAACGGTTGCAGATTTCACGCAATTCATGTATATTCATAGTGCCTCAACTATTCGCCGGCTTCATTGATTTGTATGAAATTCATTGATACCATTTCCGCATTTCTGTATAATATCCTGATCCATCGCCATGATATAGACATGGAGGAGCGTTCACGGCGGAGAATCTATATCATCCTTAATTCGCTGGCCATTCCCCTTGTTGTAATTTTCGGATATGAAAAGCTGCAACACGAGGAATACCTTTTCGGCATAACAGATCTGATGCTGGCCGGGCTGCTGACCGGGCTGGTGATCTATCTCAGGCGCATGAAAGAAGGAAGAAAGCTTTTCCGGATAGCGGTGTTCTTCATGTCTTCCGCGGCCATTTACTGGCTTTATTCGGGGGTAAACGACGGCTCTTCCAGCCTCTGGTACCTGGTAATACCATCGGTGGCGTTTTTTTTGTTCGGCAAGAGGGAGGGCCTGGCGTGGGCCGCCTCCCTGTTGATTATCAGCATAATCGTATTTGCGTCTGTACGGTTGTCGGGCCCGCCCTTTCAATATACAGTTCCATTTATGACCCGGCACCTTGTTATTCAGCTCCTTATCATATTGCTGACCTTCAGCTACGAGTCGGTCAGGACAATGTACAAGAATAAAATGGAGGAGAAGCAGGTAAGGCTATTATCCGAACGCAATTCCCTTGACAGGGCCAACTCGATGCTGATGGCGGAGATCGAGGAACGGGAGAGGATCGAGGAGGAGCTTCACACCCACAAGGATCACCTTGAAGAACTGGTCTCGCAGAGAACCGATCAGCTTGCTGCCTCTCTCAAGGAAAAAGAGGTCCTTCTCAAGGAGCTCTATCACCGCACGAAAAACAATATGCAGGTGATATCAAGCATGATATCGCTCATCGCATCCAAACCCGGAAACGAGGCGTTCGCCGATATCTGCAGGGAGCTGGACCTGAAGATTAAGTCAATGGCCCTCGTCCACCAGAAGCTCTATGAGTCAATGGACCTGACCCATATTAACATCAAGGAATATCTCGAAGCCCTTTCGCAATACATTCTGAACACGCTTCACGTCTCCGGCGGCGCCGTATCGTTCCGGTTTCAGGGGGATGACGCGAGCCTTTCCATAGATGTCGCCATTCCCTTCGGGCTGGTGCTGAATGAATTGATGACGAATTCCATCAAGCACGCCTTCAGGGGCGGCAGCGATAATCGCATCGAGCTGGATATTGTTTCGACGGATGATGGTTTGAAATTGAAATACCGCGACAACGGCGTGGGTCTTCCCCCGGACTTCGATTCGAACGATCAGAATGCCATGGGCATGATGATAATGCGCAACATTATTGAAATGCAGCTCGGTGGGAAAATGCTCGTTCTGAATTCAAAGGGTTTTTCCTGCGAGATCTCGATAAAGACTGGTCTCTACAGGAAACGGGTCTGATGCGGAATAAATTGTGTATGGGCGCCGGCATGGCGGGGGCGCCGATCACGTGGGATTCTTTATCTTCTCGATCACCTTCCCGAGAAGGTCCAGGTAATCCTTCTGGCTCTGGATGTATTCCATTACCAGGGTGTTCTCCTCGAGTTCCCGCTGCAGCATGGCGTGCTCCGACGTGTTGTCCCGCTCGATGGCGTTCCCGGCCGCCATGCGGTCGTTGAGCTCCTTTCCCATGGCGATCAGCCGCGAATAAAGCTGCTGGGCCTTCCGGTCCCTGTTCATCCTGCCCAGGCACTCGTTGTATCGGAGGGTGGCATCATGCTCCCGAATTGTGGCGGCAAGCTCGCGGGCCTTCCTGATGATGGGCTGGAGGGATTCGGTCATCGGTCACGCTTCCGGACCGCTTTGACCATGTCCTGGAACAGGTCGTAGAACTCCTTGAGCTCGTCCTTTTCCCTGAGGGGCCGAAGCTTCGGGTCCCTTCCTTCTATTATGTCCTTCATGAAGCTGGACATGACATAGATAGGCCCGGAAATGTGATGGGTTTTCCTGATGAGAAGGAGATACAGGGCAATGCTTTCGATGATGACGATTACGAGGATCGAGGCAAGGAGTATCCTGTTATAGGTGATGATGCCCGTGTTGTCCGTGATGATCCGGTTCAACGTCTCCATGTTCCTGTCGTGGTTCCTGCCGTTCTGGAGCAGCGCCTCCTTGAGCCTGGCGTCCTTCACCGCCTCGGGAAGGGATGACAGGGAAACGAAAATGCTGTTCTCGATTTCGTAGATATTCGTGATCTTGGTGTTGTTTTCCCGCAGGCTGTTGTTGTTGTAGACGACGCTGATGGTGATGACGCCCAGGATGACTGCGGTGATTATGCTCACGAGGCCGATTATGGAAAAGGTGGTCCGCAGCTGGAAGCTCTTGTCAATGATATATCGTTTTCGTTTTATCATCTGATACCTCGGTGCGAATTCTGGTAATGCCCCGGTGCTCCCTATTCATGCATCGGGGCCCATTAAAGTCAATATATTTTCAGCTGAAGACCCTCCCGGCGATACCCTGGTCCGCAAGCATCGAAAAGAAAAGGCGCAGGGGAAAGCCGATGATGTTGGTCGCCGATCCCCGGAACCCTTCGACGATCATGCTTCCCTGTTCCTGGAACGCGTAGCTCCCGGCCTTGTCCCGGTAGTCTATCGTGTTCAGGTAGCGGATGACGCCGTCGCGGTCAAGGTCCCTGAAGGTCACCTCGGTCGCCTCAAACCCGGTCATCATGGTGCGGGGGGCCTCCGGATTTTCCGCGGCAAGGAGGGTGACTGCGGTTATGACCCGGTGGGTACGGCCCTTCAGCATCATGAGCATCGCAACGGCGTCCTCGAAATCGGAGGGCTTGCCGATGACGCGCCCGTCGATTGTGACGATGGTGTCCGCGGTGATGACGAGAAGGGGGAACTCCCGGCCGTAGAGATTCGTTTCTATGGCACGGCATTTATCCTCCGCGATGCGGGTTGAGAAGGCCTCCGGGGTTTCACCGGTCCTGGGAATTTCCACGATGGAGGGATGGGCTATGCTGAAGGAGCGCACCAGGCCGCCCAGTATCGATTTGCGCCGCGGAGATGAAGAGCCGAGAATGATATTCATGGATCACTTGAGAACGACTTTTTCGTTCAGCTTGTACACGTTGGTTATATTCTTGATGTTTTTCAGCCTGGCCATGATCTCCTTGAGGTGGCTGTTGCCGCTCACTTCGAGGATGAACTTGAACACGGCGTGGTTGCCTTCCTCGACGCGGGCCTCCACCTTGATGATGTTCGTCTTGGCCAGGGATATTTCGTCCGCCACGTCCTTGAGAAGGCTGGGGCGGTCAATTCCCTCGACGGCCACCTTGACCGGGTAGAAGGTGTCCGGCGCCCCTTCCCACTTGATGGTCACGAAGCGCTCCCGCTCGTGGGCCAGGCGCTTGAGGGAAGGGCAGTTCCGCTTGTGAACGGTGATTCCCCGGCCCCGGGTAATGAACCCGACAACATCGTCCCCCGGTATCGGCTGGCAGCACTGGGACAGGCGTATGAGCACGTTCGAGGCGCCGTTGATGGTGATGCCCGCCTGCCGCTGCCTCCGTTTCGTCGCGGTCTTGACCTTGACCGGTTCCTCGCTCGGCACCGGCGGGGCCTCGGGCTTTGCCTCTTTCGCTTTTTCATCTTCCTCGAACCGTGTGCCCGCTTCCTCCAGCTGGCGGCGCAGCCAGGAGCGTATCTTGTTGCGGGCGCTGGGCGATATGGCGAATTTGAGCCAGGACTCGGAGGGGTGCCCCTTCTTGCTGGTCATGATCTCCACGATGTCGCCGCTTTTCAGCTTGGCCTTGAGCGGCACGATCTGGGAGTTGACCTTGGCGCCCACGGTGGTGTGGCCGATGGCGGTGTGGATGGCGTAGGCGAAGTCGACCGGCGTCGCGCCCTTGGGGAGCTTTATGATCTTTCCCTTCGGAGTGAACACGAAGATCTCGTTGTCGTACAGGTCCATCTTCAGGCTCTTCATGAACTCGCGCGTGTCCTGGACGTCGGTCTGCCATTCGGTGATGTCCTTGAGGAAGGTTATGTTCTTCGAGTCTTTCCTGATGACGCTGGGGTCTTCCTTGTAGAGCCAGTGGGCGGCAATGCCCATCTCGGCGGTAGCGTGCATCTTTTCGGTGCGGATCTGCACCTCGAGGCGGTGTCCGTCCGGGCCGATTACGGTGGTGTGGAGGGACTGGTACATGTTCGACTTGGGGACGGCGATATAATCCTTGAAGCGCGTTATGATGGGGGACCAGAGGGTGTGGACCACGCCCAGGACGCCGTAGCAGTCCTTGATCTCCTCGGTTATGATCCTGACCGCCCTGATATCGTATATCTCTTCGAAGGATTTTCTTTGCTCCTGGATCTTCTTGTGGATGGAATAGTAGTGCTTGGCGCGGCCGGTGATCCTGGCGCCGATATTGAGCGAGGCGAGGCGCTCGCCCAGTATTCTTCTGACATTCTCCAGGTATTCCTCGAGCTCCGTGTCCCGCTGGGCGATGTTGTTCCTGATGTCGTTATAGGCCTCGGCATCGAGGACGCGGAACGCCAGGTCCTCCAGCTCGCTGGACACCTTCGACATCCCGAGGCGCCGCGCCAGGGGTGCGTAGATGTCGATGACCTCCTTGGCCACCCGCGTCTGGGTCTCCGGCGGCTGGAACATGATGGTCCTCATGTTGTGGAGCTTGTCGGCCAGCTTGATGATGATGACCCGGATGTCCTTGACCGTGGCGATGAGCATCTTGCGCAGGGTGGCTGCCTGGGCGGTGGCCTTGGTCCTGCTTTTTATGGATGATATCTTGGTGACGCCGTCCACCAGCCGGGCGACCTCGTCGCCGAAGGCCTTTTCGAGCATGTCGAGGGACGTGCCCGTGTCCTCCACGGTGTCGTGGAGCAGGGCGGCGGCTATGGTATCGGTATCGAGCTTGAGCCCGGCCAGGATGATGCCCACCTCCAGGGGATGGACGATGTAGGGCTCGCCGCTGAGGCGCTTCTGTCCCTCGTGGGCGGCATTGGCGAACAGATAGGCCTTCTGGATGACCGCCAGGTCAATATCGGGATTGCTGTTTTTTATCATTTTCAGCAGCGTCCCGATGTCCCTGCTTCTTATTTTTAGATCTATGTCGGACATGGTTCAGTATACTAACAAATTAATCATCGGGTCGAAGTCAATCCTAATATTTTGTCAACCCATGGCATAAGAATACAAATAAAAATATAAAGATATATATTTTTTTTCCCGAAAATATAAAAAATAGTAGGGTCATTCGTTAAAAAGGCAATGACCGGGCAAAAAAGCCGAGGGGAATACATCAATGGGTGAAAAAAACAAAGGAATACTGATGTGGCTGGTGCCTCTTGTTATTGTGATCAGCCTCACCGGAGGCGTAAGACTGTACTCCCAGTTTTTAGCGGATGAAGAAGAACACAAGGAGGAAAAGAAGAAACCCGTTGAAAAGAAGGCAGAACCCTTCCCCGATATCATAGCCAAGAATTTAAAAGCCGTATCCGTCCCCGATAAGTCCGGAGCGAAATGCACTATTAAAGTCACATGGGACCTCGATCAGAAAAATCCTGGAGATTTTATCGTAGCCAAATCGAGCGAGATCATAGATACAGCGGAAAAGGCCCGGTCGGCGCAGGTGGTCAAGGCGGTAAAAGGTGCCGCTAAGAATTCCGTGATCGACCCTGATTGCGTCCCCGGCAATCATTACTACGTTGTCCTGTCGAAAAAGAGCATCAAAAATGATGCCATTGAACTGTCCCCGGATGCCAATTACATGACGAACCCCCTTGTTGTCAGCATTTCGACGGAGCTCCCCATCGTTTCCAATATCCAGGCCTTTGACGCGGGGGACCTCAGGGTGCGCATTTCCTGGAGCAGGGTCAACCAGGACAGCCTTTTTTACACCATATACCGGTCCAGGCAGGAGATCAACAATGAAAAGCTCCTGAAAAAGGCAGAGAAGCTTCATTCTGAGTCTGATATCAACGAATACCTGGACGGGGGAGTGGCCACGGATATCCCCTATTTCTATGCCGTTACGGTGAAACCGATCAAGGGCAAGGAAAACAAGCTCCTTGTCGCGGATCGGAACTACACCACCGCCGGCGTTATGGTGACCGCGAAAAAGAAAGAGCAGGCGGAGATACAGTCGATCAGCGCCCGCACCGAGGGTGACGGCGTCATGGTCACCTGGCAACATGGGGGCGGCGACGGCTTATACCGGCTATTCAGGTCAGCCAGAAAGGCCAAAACCGCCGGCGAAGTCCCCGGCAGCGACATTATCGGCAATGTGAACCTGGGCGACGGCAAGTATATGGATTCCTCCGTGCCTGCCGGCCAGTATTACTACGGCCTGATTCCGGAGACCGGCGCAGACCTCTCTTCCTACGCCCTGGTTCCCGGTGTGAATATAACGCGGAGCCCGGTCGGCGCCAGGGAGGAGATAAAGGAGCAGGAGGTCGTGGCGTTCGAGCTGGACGATGTGGACCGCATCCTGAAGCGGACCTTCTTCAAGAACAAATATCGTGAGGCCATAAAGGAGCTGTCAGACTACATCAGCGGAGGCGGCGCCGAGAGAAACGCGGCCAAGGCGAACCTCTTCATCGGCAGGTCCTATATCGAGCTGGGAGGGTACAGGACGGCGGCGAACTACCTGCTTCTTCCCAATGTTAAGAAATATTTTCCGAAGGACGCTGACTTCTGGCTTGCCTTCGCGTTGACGCGAATACGGAATTACTAATAGGAGTTTAAAATCGAGGGTATATGATGAAACAAGGAATTATAGTGGGCGCTGTACTGGTTGTTTTGGGGATCGGCGTTTTCGCCTATTACGAGAATTTTGTCCGGGATGAGCGGCAGGCGCGGGAGCTCCTCACCGAGGGCAAGCTGATCTATGAACGGGGATCGCGGGAAGCGATCAATGACTCGGTAAATATCTTCACAAAGGTGATCGCCAAGTATCCGGGCACCAAGGCGGAACCGGAGGCCTGTTTCTATATCGCCCAGGCCTACGAGAGGATGAACCTGAACCGTCTCGCCTACCTGAAGTACGTGTATATCCTCAAGAGCAACAGGGACATCGATCCGGCCTTCGCGCGGGAGATAAAAACCCGGATCGCCCGTCTCAAGGTGATGAAGCGCTATACCGAGGAGGGTATTTACGAGCTCCTGGGCCTGGTCCACAATTCCGAGAATCGCGATTTCAGGAGCAGGGTCTATACCGAGCTCGGCCACACCTACCTCCAGATGAGGGAATACGAGAAATCGAAGCGGATGTTCGATATCGCCCTGTCGGAGAACGGCGAAAACGAGGAGGCCATCCTCGGCAAGGCCCGGGCCTTCAAGCGCCTCGGCCAGGACGACATGGCCTACGATATGTATGATCATTACCTCAAGTATTACGGCGCCTTCAGCCCCTATGCCGATGACGTAAAGCACGCCTATGTTCACCAGCTCTACCGGAGCGGCCATGAGAATTACCGCAGGGGAAGGTTCTCATCCGCCATCTCCAATTTCAAGAGGGTCCTCAGCCATTTCCCGGACAGCGGTTACGCCGAAAACAGCCTCTACTGGATGGGCCAGTGCTACTTCGCCATGCACCGGTACGGAACGGCCATCGGCTATTACAACCAGGTCCTCAGCAACTATGACAGCCGGAAGGACGAGGCCGCCCGCATCAAAAAGGGCTACTCCTATTTCCTGATGAAGAAATATGACCTGGCCGCGCGGGAATTCCAGCTCTATATCAACAACTATCCCCGCGGGGCCAATATCGACACGGCCCGGAAATG of Spirochaetota bacterium contains these proteins:
- a CDS encoding Smr/MutS family protein; protein product: MSEQDYSDIDFGYECDLHFFEPRETDDVVREFIRQAVAGGRRKIRLVHGKGISAKKKRVYELLQSHPDVAEFRNDGPNWGATIIKLK
- a CDS encoding YlbF family regulator, with protein sequence MTESLQPIIRKARELAATIREHDATLRYNECLGRMNRDRKAQQLYSRLIAMGKELNDRMAAGNAIERDNTSEHAMLQRELEENTLVMEYIQSQKDYLDLLGKVIEKIKNPT
- the maf gene encoding septum formation protein Maf gives rise to the protein MNIILGSSSPRRKSILGGLVRSFSIAHPSIVEIPRTGETPEAFSTRIAEDKCRAIETNLYGREFPLLVITADTIVTIDGRVIGKPSDFEDAVAMLMMLKGRTHRVITAVTLLAAENPEAPRTMMTGFEATEVTFRDLDRDGVIRYLNTIDYRDKAGSYAFQEQGSMIVEGFRGSATNIIGFPLRLFFSMLADQGIAGRVFS
- a CDS encoding right-handed parallel beta-helix repeat-containing protein translates to MAENKNLNTYTCPGCGAMLDPGEADKARGIITCRYCKARVQLKKNDETNTAGLPFTGRNRRPGKFLMAFLVLALVGVALISAVIFFLSKGVSRKTMDNPAAGRFPEGTIQINAETQSSFPISCKGEKSIAIVNQSFTRDGIILDTGGPCRVFIDNTTLISKDRPVKITGTGTVTIDNSNLTGGSCALWVSDRVTVVISNSNINSDGTAIHAMGNASVTIRNCNLTGSVAARAGDRAKIVIANTNVKGETKGNIEVQ
- a CDS encoding aminopeptidase, with translation MLSSNHIEKYADVLIWALETARTKPFKPYDVILLRYELPSLPLAEALHRKLVRRKWNVVVRGLLNPAMETDFFTYSDTRQRKFIGQWEEKFMESLNGNIFLSAPESLTHLKDIDPKRINEAMVARRGLRRIMERREEKGLLSWTLCTFPTPEPARRAGITINEYTNQIIKACFLNDRDPVARWKEIYADSMEIKKWLNRLPIKTIRVESRSFDLSVSLGEKRRFLGLSGHNIPSFEIFTSPDWHGTSGTYYANLPSYRSGNLVKGVRLEFRNGSVVKARASQGEAFLRKMISMDRGASRVGEFSLTDRRFSRIDRFMADTLFDENFGGPSGNCHIAIGNSYSDTFTGNPAALTAAAKKKLGYNDSALHWDLVNTEEKTVTARLADGKSMVLYEKGMFRY
- a CDS encoding sensor histidine kinase, producing MKFIDTISAFLYNILIHRHDIDMEERSRRRIYIILNSLAIPLVVIFGYEKLQHEEYLFGITDLMLAGLLTGLVIYLRRMKEGRKLFRIAVFFMSSAAIYWLYSGVNDGSSSLWYLVIPSVAFFLFGKREGLAWAASLLIISIIVFASVRLSGPPFQYTVPFMTRHLVIQLLIILLTFSYESVRTMYKNKMEEKQVRLLSERNSLDRANSMLMAEIEERERIEEELHTHKDHLEELVSQRTDQLAASLKEKEVLLKELYHRTKNNMQVISSMISLIASKPGNEAFADICRELDLKIKSMALVHQKLYESMDLTHINIKEYLEALSQYILNTLHVSGGAVSFRFQGDDASLSIDVAIPFGLVLNELMTNSIKHAFRGGSDNRIELDIVSTDDGLKLKYRDNGVGLPPDFDSNDQNAMGMMIMRNIIEMQLGGKMLVLNSKGFSCEISIKTGLYRKRV
- a CDS encoding bifunctional (p)ppGpp synthetase/guanosine-3',5'-bis(diphosphate) 3'-pyrophosphohydrolase, which encodes MSDIDLKIRSRDIGTLLKMIKNSNPDIDLAVIQKAYLFANAAHEGQKRLSGEPYIVHPLEVGIILAGLKLDTDTIAAALLHDTVEDTGTSLDMLEKAFGDEVARLVDGVTKISSIKSRTKATAQAATLRKMLIATVKDIRVIIIKLADKLHNMRTIMFQPPETQTRVAKEVIDIYAPLARRLGMSKVSSELEDLAFRVLDAEAYNDIRNNIAQRDTELEEYLENVRRILGERLASLNIGARITGRAKHYYSIHKKIQEQRKSFEEIYDIRAVRIITEEIKDCYGVLGVVHTLWSPIITRFKDYIAVPKSNMYQSLHTTVIGPDGHRLEVQIRTEKMHATAEMGIAAHWLYKEDPSVIRKDSKNITFLKDITEWQTDVQDTREFMKSLKMDLYDNEIFVFTPKGKIIKLPKGATPVDFAYAIHTAIGHTTVGAKVNSQIVPLKAKLKSGDIVEIMTSKKGHPSESWLKFAISPSARNKIRSWLRRQLEEAGTRFEEDEKAKEAKPEAPPVPSEEPVKVKTATKRRQRQAGITINGASNVLIRLSQCCQPIPGDDVVGFITRGRGITVHKRNCPSLKRLAHERERFVTIKWEGAPDTFYPVKVAVEGIDRPSLLKDVADEISLAKTNIIKVEARVEEGNHAVFKFILEVSGNSHLKEIMARLKNIKNITNVYKLNEKVVLK
- a CDS encoding tetratricopeptide repeat protein, translated to MKQGIIVGAVLVVLGIGVFAYYENFVRDERQARELLTEGKLIYERGSREAINDSVNIFTKVIAKYPGTKAEPEACFYIAQAYERMNLNRLAYLKYVYILKSNRDIDPAFAREIKTRIARLKVMKRYTEEGIYELLGLVHNSENRDFRSRVYTELGHTYLQMREYEKSKRMFDIALSENGENEEAILGKARAFKRLGQDDMAYDMYDHYLKYYGAFSPYADDVKHAYVHQLYRSGHENYRRGRFSSAISNFKRVLSHFPDSGYAENSLYWMGQCYFAMHRYGTAIGYYNQVLSNYDSRKDEAARIKKGYSYFLMKKYDLAAREFQLYINNYPRGANIDTARKWKSMSTQEMLSRIQNRMVPDAEEETVKPDIKKKDDSSQRQDRESDDKGMTGTAYDEDEYENVGEL